From the genome of Paracoccus seriniphilus, one region includes:
- a CDS encoding DUF1330 domain-containing protein has product MPAYVVSMMSIHDVETYRKYADRTPPLVRKHGGRFLTRGEAFTCVEGNDYDGRLVILEFPSRADVEAWFNDPEYQEAMVFRQAASTMHYLLLQEGGQNTEDPDPKL; this is encoded by the coding sequence ATGCCCGCCTATGTCGTGTCGATGATGTCGATCCATGATGTCGAAACATACAGGAAATATGCCGACCGCACCCCGCCTCTTGTCAGGAAACATGGTGGCAGGTTCCTGACCCGGGGCGAAGCCTTCACCTGTGTCGAGGGGAATGACTATGACGGGCGTCTGGTGATCCTTGAATTTCCGTCCAGGGCAGATGTCGAGGCGTGGTTCAATGACCCCGAGTATCAGGAGGCCATGGTCTTTCGACAGGCTGCTTCGACCATGCATTACCTGCTGTTGCAGGAAGGAGGCCAGAATACCGAAGACCCTGATCCGAAACTCTAG
- a CDS encoding sigma-54-dependent transcriptional regulator, translating into MEEADIRQDGHLTEALAQASILVVDDEPGMRNFLVKTLAPHCRTVVEAANTDEAAAQLSARHFDIMLLDNVMPGRKGLDWLAEQNTKGGVTDVIMVTAYADLETAIAAMRAGASDFLLKPFRSNQLLNALRRCQQTAMLRRENRLLRHELDQSDLGRRQRNRLLGTSPEISAIRDTLDRVKDVDTPLLITGPSGSGKEVAARHLHAASARARHPFVPINCATIPSDMIEVELYGHAAGIHPGATTAREGLLVSAQGGTVFIDEVAELDAPAQSALLRVLEDGLVRPVGTERSLQLDARFILATSKSLEQEVAEGRFRADLFFRIDVLNIQMPPLAHRGTDVLELAEMYLNDLSQRLGLTRLEIDPPVRAAMLRHDWPGNIRELRNFIERSLIFGHFPLETLGGKSASAAPIEPLDQMERRQILRALEAVGGNRTEAARRLGVSRKTIDRKCAAWGL; encoded by the coding sequence GTGGAGGAGGCAGACATCCGCCAAGACGGTCACCTGACCGAGGCGCTGGCCCAGGCCAGTATTCTGGTCGTGGATGATGAACCGGGAATGCGCAACTTTCTGGTCAAGACTCTGGCGCCCCATTGCAGGACCGTCGTGGAAGCCGCCAATACCGACGAGGCGGCGGCGCAGCTGTCCGCACGGCATTTCGACATCATGTTGCTGGACAATGTGATGCCGGGGCGCAAGGGCCTGGACTGGCTGGCCGAACAGAACACCAAGGGCGGCGTCACCGATGTGATCATGGTGACCGCCTATGCCGATCTGGAAACCGCCATTGCCGCCATGCGGGCCGGCGCGTCGGATTTCCTTCTCAAGCCCTTTCGCAGCAATCAACTGCTGAACGCCCTGCGCCGCTGCCAGCAGACAGCCATGCTGCGCCGGGAAAACCGCCTGTTGCGCCACGAACTGGACCAGTCCGATCTGGGACGGCGCCAGCGGAACAGGCTGTTGGGAACATCCCCCGAGATCAGCGCCATCCGGGACACGCTGGACCGGGTCAAGGATGTCGATACGCCATTGCTGATCACCGGGCCTTCCGGCTCGGGCAAAGAGGTTGCCGCGCGGCATCTGCACGCTGCCTCGGCACGGGCACGCCATCCATTCGTACCGATCAACTGCGCAACCATCCCCAGTGACATGATCGAGGTCGAACTCTACGGCCATGCCGCGGGCATCCACCCCGGCGCGACCACCGCGCGCGAAGGTCTGCTGGTCTCGGCCCAGGGGGGTACTGTCTTCATCGACGAGGTCGCGGAACTGGACGCGCCTGCGCAATCGGCCCTGTTGCGGGTTCTGGAGGATGGGCTGGTACGACCAGTGGGCACCGAGCGCAGCCTGCAACTGGACGCGCGTTTCATTCTGGCCACATCGAAATCACTCGAACAGGAGGTCGCCGAGGGCCGTTTTCGTGCTGATCTGTTCTTTCGCATAGATGTCCTGAACATCCAGATGCCACCACTGGCGCATCGCGGCACCGATGTGCTGGAACTGGCCGAGATGTATCTGAACGACCTGTCGCAGCGCCTTGGCCTGACGCGACTGGAGATCGACCCGCCGGTGCGGGCCGCGATGCTGCGCCACGACTGGCCCGGCAATATCCGCGAACTGCGCAATTTCATCGAGCGCTCGCTGATCTTCGGGCATTTCCCCCTCGAGACACTTGGCGGCAAATCTGCCAGCGCCGCACCCATCGAACCCCTTGACCAGATGGAACGCCGCCAGATCCTGCGCGCCCTGGAAGCCGTGGGCGGCAACCGGACCGAGGCCGCGCGCCGGCTTGGGGTCTCGCGCAAGACCATTGACCGCAAATGCGCGGCGTGGGGCCTTTGA
- a CDS encoding N-6 DNA methylase, with the protein MIVQSGTKGTRCEYIDICRMDAVWLNRRRPEFRNRATHRVVVDIRHDQFRPGIVQMSRQGMARRTQPLRWEPSEEMAKDFRFKVYGLAPKSAADFAFLLHGFHFLAKDGTMAIILPHGVLFRGGAEKKIRTKLLKDGNIDTVIGLPAKLFYSTGIPVCILVLKKCKRTDDVLFINAAEHYQPGKRQNTLLQEHINKIVETYQHRKEEDRYSRVVSLDEIEKEHDFNLNISRYVSTAEPEEEVDLVSVHKHLSDLQTQISSAAATHNRYLKELGITPLPLGFEKATD; encoded by the coding sequence TTGATCGTTCAATCCGGCACCAAGGGCACAAGGTGCGAATACATCGACATCTGCCGTATGGATGCAGTCTGGCTCAACCGCCGTCGCCCCGAATTCCGCAACCGCGCGACGCACCGCGTCGTTGTTGACATCCGCCACGACCAGTTCCGCCCCGGCATCGTGCAGATGTCGCGACAGGGCATGGCCCGTCGCACCCAGCCCCTGCGCTGGGAGCCGAGCGAGGAGATGGCGAAGGACTTCCGCTTCAAGGTCTACGGGCTCGCGCCGAAATCAGCGGCCGACTTCGCCTTTCTTTTGCACGGATTCCACTTCCTCGCGAAGGACGGAACCATGGCGATCATTCTGCCGCACGGTGTGCTGTTCAGGGGTGGGGCAGAGAAGAAGATTCGCACCAAGCTTCTGAAGGACGGGAACATTGACACGGTCATCGGCCTGCCGGCCAAGCTGTTCTACTCGACCGGAATTCCGGTGTGCATCCTGGTGCTGAAGAAATGCAAGCGGACCGATGACGTTCTCTTCATCAATGCGGCCGAGCACTACCAACCGGGAAAACGGCAAAACACGCTGCTGCAGGAGCATATCAACAAAATCGTAGAAACCTATCAGCACAGGAAAGAAGAGGACCGCTATTCGCGAGTCGTGAGTCTCGACGAGATTGAAAAAGAGCATGATTTCAACCTCAACATCTCTCGATACGTCAGTACTGCTGAGCCCGAGGAAGAGGTCGATCTTGTCAGTGTGCATAAACACCTCTCGGATCTCCAGACGCAAATCAGTTCGGCGGCCGCGACGCATAATAGGTATCTGAAAGAGCTTGGAATCACGCCGCTACCACTTGGTTTTGAGAAGGCTACCGATTGA
- a CDS encoding quinone oxidoreductase family protein has protein sequence MAHAIVIREYGGSEVLICEEVTVGEPGAGQLRIRHTGIGVNFHDVYVRSGLYKTLTLPGVPGCEATGVVEAVGPEVSGFQVGDRVAYVTGRYGAYASHRLLSADLAVPMPPGVGDAAPASNLLRAMTVEMLTGPVCRIRPGMSVLVHAAAGGVGRMLCQALSNLGASVIGTVGTAEKAEIARANGCTHTILYRQQDFTRAVADITNGRGVDVVYDSVGADTFKGSVETLGYCGHLVNFGQSSGPIEPVLMSTLAARSLTLSRPILFHYLRDPIQYRAMAENALQKFASGRLQPPEPTPVPLADAQRAHDILEGMAGGGALLLVP, from the coding sequence ATGGCTCATGCAATCGTAATCAGGGAATATGGTGGATCAGAGGTGCTGATCTGCGAGGAGGTCACGGTCGGTGAGCCAGGTGCCGGTCAACTGCGCATTCGGCATACCGGGATCGGGGTGAACTTCCATGATGTCTATGTGCGCTCGGGCCTTTACAAGACGCTGACCTTGCCGGGAGTTCCGGGGTGTGAAGCGACGGGTGTCGTGGAAGCTGTCGGCCCCGAGGTTTCCGGCTTTCAGGTCGGGGATCGGGTCGCCTATGTGACGGGACGCTATGGGGCCTATGCCTCGCACAGGCTTCTGTCTGCGGACCTGGCCGTGCCGATGCCCCCGGGCGTAGGGGATGCGGCACCGGCTTCGAACCTGTTGCGTGCGATGACCGTGGAAATGCTGACCGGGCCTGTATGCAGGATCCGTCCCGGCATGAGCGTCTTGGTGCATGCGGCAGCCGGGGGTGTCGGGCGCATGCTGTGTCAGGCTCTTTCAAATCTTGGGGCGAGCGTGATCGGAACCGTCGGAACGGCCGAAAAGGCCGAAATAGCCAGGGCCAATGGCTGTACCCATACCATTCTTTACCGCCAGCAGGATTTCACCAGGGCCGTGGCTGACATCACCAATGGCCGGGGTGTTGATGTCGTCTATGACTCGGTGGGGGCTGACACGTTCAAGGGGTCGGTCGAAACTCTGGGGTACTGTGGCCACCTGGTGAATTTCGGTCAATCATCCGGGCCAATCGAACCAGTCTTGATGAGCACGCTTGCGGCCAGGTCGCTGACCCTGTCCCGGCCCATCCTGTTTCATTACCTGCGCGACCCCATCCAATATCGTGCAATGGCCGAAAATGCCTTGCAAAAATTCGCATCCGGTCGCTTGCAACCACCGGAGCCGACGCCTGTGCCGCTTGCCGATGCGCAAAGGGCGCATGACATTCTGGAGGGTATGGCAGGTGGGGGCGCGCTTCTGCTCGTTCCCTGA
- a CDS encoding OFA family MFS transporter produces the protein MNDAQGGGALGFLHKSNIVAEPGYNRWRVPPASIAIHLCIGSVYAWSVFNPALTRQLGVVSPAAGDWSLSSVVWIFSVAIVFLGLSAAFAGKWLEEVGPRMVGVAAAFLWGGGFIIGSLGISSHQLWLIYLGYGVLGGCGLGLGYVSPVSTLLRWFPDRRGMATGMAIMGFGGGAMIAAPVKGWLLNIYERAPEYLGTQEAVSTTIQNGRIFAETAAGQVEVVIATASQAAELGGQAGVYVVGTGNTGAAATFMTLGIVYFIVMMIAAFQYRVPAPDWKPEGWQPKPASSGLVSQNNVDIDQALKTPQFWQLWLMLCLNVTAGIGVIGVAKTMMSEIFGTMMPLVVTAGFASTYVLMISVFNMLGRFFWASTSDYIGRKTTYMCFFVLGTALYLSIPYFATAGANSPSMFYLIGFYVATMIIFSMYGGGFSTIPAYLADMFGTMHVGGIHGRLLTAWSTAGVLGPLAITSLRQVSVTSAINDLAGRVDPAVFEDTFGAPISQLQALVDAHTVTIARLMEIAPAGTVDPTPSLYNTTMYCMAALLVVAFFANFFMRPVKEHHHHKEPDLMGVPGE, from the coding sequence ATGAATGACGCCCAAGGTGGCGGCGCGCTCGGCTTTCTGCACAAGAGCAATATCGTCGCCGAACCCGGCTATAACCGCTGGCGGGTTCCGCCGGCATCCATCGCAATTCACCTGTGCATCGGCTCGGTCTATGCATGGTCGGTATTCAACCCGGCGCTCACGCGCCAGCTTGGCGTGGTCTCTCCGGCTGCAGGCGACTGGAGCCTCAGCTCGGTCGTCTGGATCTTTTCGGTGGCGATCGTCTTCCTTGGTCTTTCCGCCGCCTTCGCGGGGAAATGGCTGGAAGAGGTCGGCCCCAGAATGGTCGGGGTCGCTGCCGCCTTCCTGTGGGGCGGCGGTTTCATCATCGGCTCGCTTGGCATTTCCAGCCACCAGCTCTGGCTAATCTATCTGGGTTACGGCGTGCTGGGCGGCTGCGGCCTGGGTCTTGGCTATGTCTCGCCTGTTTCGACGCTGCTGCGGTGGTTCCCCGACCGGCGCGGCATGGCGACCGGCATGGCCATCATGGGCTTTGGCGGTGGCGCGATGATCGCGGCCCCGGTCAAGGGCTGGCTGCTGAACATCTATGAGCGCGCCCCGGAATATCTGGGCACGCAAGAGGCCGTCTCCACGACCATCCAGAATGGCCGCATCTTTGCGGAAACAGCGGCAGGCCAGGTCGAAGTGGTCATTGCGACCGCCTCGCAGGCGGCCGAGCTGGGCGGTCAGGCGGGCGTCTATGTGGTTGGCACCGGAAATACCGGCGCCGCGGCCACCTTCATGACGCTTGGTATCGTCTATTTCATCGTGATGATGATCGCGGCCTTCCAGTATCGCGTCCCGGCCCCGGACTGGAAACCCGAAGGCTGGCAACCCAAACCCGCATCCTCGGGCCTCGTCTCGCAGAACAATGTCGACATCGACCAGGCGCTGAAGACGCCGCAGTTCTGGCAGCTGTGGCTGATGTTGTGCCTGAACGTGACCGCCGGGATCGGCGTGATCGGCGTGGCAAAGACCATGATGAGCGAGATCTTCGGCACCATGATGCCGCTTGTCGTCACCGCCGGGTTTGCCTCGACCTATGTCCTGATGATCTCGGTCTTCAACATGCTGGGCCGGTTCTTCTGGGCCTCGACCTCGGATTACATCGGGCGCAAGACGACCTATATGTGCTTCTTCGTGCTGGGCACGGCGCTGTATCTGTCGATCCCCTATTTTGCCACGGCGGGCGCCAACTCTCCGTCGATGTTCTACCTGATCGGCTTCTATGTCGCGACGATGATCATCTTCTCGATGTATGGTGGCGGTTTCTCGACGATCCCGGCCTATCTGGCCGACATGTTCGGCACCATGCATGTCGGTGGCATCCACGGCCGTCTGCTGACCGCATGGTCGACGGCAGGCGTTCTGGGACCGCTGGCCATCACCTCGCTGCGCCAGGTGTCGGTCACCAGCGCGATCAATGATCTGGCCGGACGGGTCGATCCCGCGGTCTTTGAAGATACCTTTGGTGCGCCGATCTCGCAGTTGCAGGCCCTGGTGGATGCCCATACGGTCACCATCGCGCGCCTGATGGAAATCGCCCCGGCCGGCACGGTGGACCCGACGCCCAGCCTTTACAACACCACCATGTATTGCATGGCGGCATTGTTGGTCGTGGCCTTTTTCGCCAACTTCTTCATGCGCCCAGTGAAAGAGCATCATCACCACAAGGAGCCGGACCTGATGGGCGTTCCCGGTGAATGA
- a CDS encoding sensor histidine kinase has protein sequence MTRVPRFLQSVRMRLLVIALLPMLVLLPLMLGSTMWRWSGKVDDILITKVNGDLTIADQYLARLMELSGERLDAIARSVTLRDALDQQDALAGLLEERRDALQLDFLYLTTGDHGPGGFEPVRWPVVQSALSGATESAIDILSAPEMDQLVPGLSDRAATHLVPTVAATPTDREVEDRGMIIHSAAPVLLPDGRRAALVGGRLLNGNLDFIDTINALVYREQSLPEGSKGTATLFLEDVRISTNVRLFENVRALGTRVSAAVRARVLDQGRTWLDRAFVVNDWYISAYEPIVDSFGNRVGMLYVGFLETPFRQAKIMSVLTITLVFLLIAAASVPIFLRWAGRIFLPLERMTQTIARVEAGDWQARNGDTGDAGEIAQVASHLDDLLDQIQERDRQLRDWANSLEQKVEERTADLRIANRKLEKTTERLIMSEKLAAVGEITASVAHEINNPIAVIQGNLEVARSLLGENASTVDTEFRLIDDQVYRIGSIVSKLLQFARPNEYSGAANVISPAEVVRDCLLLTRHQTEANGIEAQTDFSSARKVLMARTELQQVIVNLILNAVHAMPEGGQLQLVVQNAPQGVEIIVEDNGTGIPPDTLRRIFDPFFTTKHAVGTGLGLSISQTLVSRAGGRITVTSEPGQGSRFVIFLPATDLN, from the coding sequence ATGACGCGCGTACCGCGTTTCCTGCAGTCGGTCCGGATGCGGCTTCTGGTCATCGCGCTATTGCCGATGCTGGTACTCTTGCCCCTGATGCTGGGCAGCACCATGTGGCGATGGTCGGGCAAGGTCGACGACATCCTGATCACCAAGGTGAATGGCGATCTGACCATTGCCGATCAATATCTGGCGCGGCTGATGGAACTGTCGGGCGAACGGCTGGATGCCATCGCCCGCTCGGTCACGCTGCGCGACGCGCTGGATCAGCAGGATGCACTGGCGGGGCTGCTGGAAGAGCGGCGAGATGCGTTGCAACTGGATTTCCTCTATCTGACAACCGGTGATCACGGCCCCGGCGGCTTTGAACCGGTCAGATGGCCGGTGGTGCAATCCGCCCTGAGCGGTGCAACCGAAAGCGCCATCGACATTCTGTCGGCACCGGAAATGGACCAGCTTGTGCCGGGACTGTCAGATCGCGCGGCGACGCATCTGGTGCCGACGGTCGCGGCCACACCAACCGATCGCGAGGTCGAGGATCGGGGCATGATCATCCATTCCGCCGCCCCGGTCCTTTTGCCCGACGGACGTCGAGCGGCACTGGTGGGGGGACGACTGCTGAACGGCAATCTGGATTTCATCGATACGATCAATGCGCTGGTCTATCGCGAGCAAAGCCTGCCCGAGGGCAGCAAGGGTACCGCAACGCTGTTCCTTGAAGATGTGCGCATCTCGACCAATGTGCGGCTGTTCGAAAATGTCCGCGCTCTGGGCACACGGGTCTCGGCTGCGGTGCGCGCGCGGGTGCTGGACCAGGGGCGAACCTGGCTTGACCGGGCCTTTGTGGTGAATGACTGGTATATCTCGGCCTATGAACCCATTGTCGACAGCTTTGGCAATCGGGTCGGCATGCTGTACGTCGGCTTTCTGGAAACCCCTTTCCGGCAGGCCAAGATAATGTCGGTGCTGACGATCACGCTGGTCTTCCTGCTGATCGCGGCTGCCTCGGTGCCGATCTTCCTCAGATGGGCCGGGCGGATCTTTCTGCCGCTGGAACGCATGACCCAGACCATCGCAAGGGTCGAAGCCGGGGACTGGCAGGCCCGCAACGGCGATACTGGCGATGCCGGGGAAATCGCGCAGGTGGCCAGCCATCTGGACGACCTGCTTGACCAGATACAGGAGCGTGACCGCCAGTTGCGCGACTGGGCCAACAGCCTTGAACAAAAGGTCGAGGAACGAACCGCCGATCTGCGTATCGCCAATCGCAAGCTTGAGAAAACGACCGAGCGCCTGATCATGTCGGAAAAGCTGGCGGCCGTCGGGGAAATCACCGCCTCGGTCGCGCATGAGATCAACAATCCGATTGCAGTGATTCAGGGCAACCTTGAGGTCGCGCGCAGCCTCCTGGGCGAAAATGCCAGCACTGTGGACACCGAATTCCGGCTGATCGACGATCAGGTCTATCGCATCGGATCCATCGTATCGAAGCTGCTGCAATTCGCACGCCCCAACGAATATTCCGGTGCTGCCAATGTCATTTCACCCGCCGAGGTGGTGCGTGACTGCCTGCTCTTGACCCGTCACCAGACCGAAGCCAACGGCATCGAGGCACAGACGGATTTCAGCTCGGCGCGAAAGGTGCTGATGGCGCGCACCGAATTGCAGCAGGTGATCGTCAACCTGATCCTGAACGCGGTCCATGCCATGCCCGAGGGTGGCCAGCTGCAGCTTGTGGTGCAGAATGCGCCGCAAGGCGTGGAAATCATCGTCGAGGACAATGGGACAGGCATTCCCCCCGACACGCTGCGTCGGATCTTTGATCCCTTCTTCACCACCAAACATGCCGTGGGCACCGGTCTGGGGTTGTCGATCAGCCAGACATTGGTGAGTCGCGCCGGTGGGCGTATTACCGTGACGTCGGAACCCGGACAGGGCAGCCGCTTCGTGATTTTCCTGCCCGCAACCGATTTGAATTGA